In Carya illinoinensis cultivar Pawnee chromosome 6, C.illinoinensisPawnee_v1, whole genome shotgun sequence, a single genomic region encodes these proteins:
- the LOC122312332 gene encoding phototropin-2-like isoform X1, which produces MEKTRAKPSAVYEGDDEWKSIEAFELPEKLEGELGSTSSIASSSTVGSRDTAENKWMAFDSKAVGGKQENSNSSSDKIIRTEAGIVERTAEWGLVVKADPVGGGSFRAMGSKNFQTEGSSQEHGDQRHVRTESTRTSEESNHGSGSFIPRVSQELKEALATLQQTFVVSDARKPECPIMYASSGFFGMTGYSSEEVIGRNCRFLQGPETDRSEVAKIRDAVKNGKSYCGRLLNYKKDGTPFWNLLTVTPIKDDHGRTIKFIGMQVEVSKYTEGVNDKALRPNGLPKSLIRYDARQKEKALVSMTEVVQTVKHPESQVRAMIHDTTSYHEERENFNLDYILPKSAETQNTNTPNRQNRWSDSRGDVSQSSSCQEADKKSRKSGRISLMSFKGRSLSFARRHEEKQSIEQEVLMTKDIKRPDSWDHAERERDIRQGIDLATTLERIEKNFVITDPRLPDNPIIYASDTFLELTEYTREEILGRNCRFLQGPETDHATISKIRDAVREQREITVQLINYTKSGKKFWNLFHLQPMRDLKGELQYFIGVQLDGSDHVEPLRNRLSETTEQQSAKLVKATAENVDEAVRELPDANLRPEDLWAIHSQPVSPRPHKKDSPSWIAIQKIIARGEKIGLHNFKPIRQLGFGDTGSVHLVELQGTGELYAMKAMEKSAMLNRNKVHRACIEREIISLLDHPFLPTLYASFQTSTHVCLVTDFCPGGELFALLDKQPMKFFKEESARFYVAEVIIGLEYLHCLGDSLIQLVYLGVVYRDLKPENILLQKDGHVVLTDFDLSFMTSSKPQIITHPLPRNRRQSRSQPPLTFVAEPVTQSNSFVGTEEYIAPEIITGSGHSSAIDWWALGIFLYEMLYGRTPFRGKNRQKTFTNILHKVLTFPSSISVSLTARQLIYALLQRDPTSRLGSSTGANEIKAHPFFHGLNWPLIRCMSPPPLDMPLQCIGKNPNAKEARWEDDGVLVQSTDMEIF; this is translated from the exons ATGGAGAAAACGAGAGCAAAACCATCTGCAGTGTACGAGGGAGATGATGAGTGGAAATCCATTGAGGCCTTCGAACTGCCGGAGAAGCTTGAGGGTGAATTAGGAAGCACTTCTTCCATTGCTTCTAGTAGTACTGTTGGTAGCAGAGATACGGCCGAGAACAAGTGGATGGCATTTGACAGTAAGGCCGTCGGCGGCAAGCAGGAAAACTCAAATTCTTCTAGCGATAAGATAATAAGAACTGAAGCTGGCATAGTGGAAAGGACAGCAGAGTGGGGTCTGGTGGTGAAGGCAGATCCCGTGGGAGGAGGAAGTTTCAGAGCAATGGGGAGTAAGAACTTCCAGACGGAGGGGTCATCGCAGGAGCATGGAGATCAGAGACATGTTAGAACGGAGTCGACAAGGACATCAGAGGAATCGAACCATGGATCGGGGAGCTTCATCCCGAGAGTATCGCAAGAGTTGAAGGAGGCTTTGGCAACTCTGCAGCAAACATTTGTGGTGTCGGATGCCAGAAAACCAGAATGCCCCATAATGTACGCCAGCAGCGGCTTCTTTGGCATGACCGGTTATTCCTCGGAGGAGGTCATCGGAAGGAACTG CCGATTTCTTCAGGGGCCGGAAACAGACCGGAGTGAAGTGGCCAAAATACGAGATGCAGTTAAAAACGGGAAGAGCTACTGTGGCAGGCTCTTGAACTATAAGAAGGACGGTACCCCTTTCTGGAATCTTCTTACTGTCACTCCAATCAAAGATGACCATGGGAGAACCATCAAATTTATTGG AATGCAGGTGGAGGTCAGCAAATACACTGAAGGTGTTAATGATAAGGCATTACGGCCAAATGGGTTGCCCAAGTCGTTAATCCGTTATGATG CTCGTCAGAAGGAGAAGGCTTTAGTCTCAATGACAGAAGTGGTGCAAACTGTAAAACATCCAGAATCTCAAGTTCGAGCTATGATTCATGACACTACCAGCTACCATGAAGAACGGGAAAATTTCAACCTTGATTATATTCTGCCAAAATCTGCTGAAACTCAGAATACGAATACACCTAATAGACAAAATCGTTGGTCAGATTCCAGGGGCGATGTGTCTCAGTCAAGTTCTTGTCAGGAAGCAGACAAGAAATCTAGAAAATCCGGACGCATTTCCTTAATGAG TTTTAAAGGGCGGTCTCTGAGCTTTGCCAGGAGGCATGAAGAGAAACAAAGTATAGAACAAGAGGTTTTGATGACTAAAGACATAAAGCGCCCCGACAGTTGGGACCATGCTGAAAGAGAAAGGGATATACGCCAAGGAATTGACCTAGCAACCACGTTGGAACGCATTGAGAAGAACTTTGTGATCACTGATCCTAGACTTCCTGACAACCCTATT ATATATGCATCTGATACCTTTCTCGAATTGACAGAATATACACGTGAAGAAATTTTGGGAAGAAACTGTAG ATTTCTTCAAGGACCTGAAACAGATCACGCAACCATCTCAAAAATTAGAGACGCCGTTAGAGAACAGAGGGAAATCACAGTTCAGTTGATCAATTATACTAAGAGTG GAAAGAAATTCTGGAATTTATTTCACCTGCAACCTATGCGTGACCTAAAG GGTGAGCTTCAATACTTCATTGGTGTCCAATTAGATGGAAGTGATCATGTGGAACCCCTGCGCAACCGCCTCTCAGAGACAACAGAGCAGCAGAGTGCCAAgttg GTCAAAGCCACTGCAGAAAATGTTGATGAAGCTGTCAGAGAACTTCCTGATGCCAACTTG AGACCAGAAGATTTGTGGGCAATTCATTCTCAACCTGTCTCTCCAAGACCGCACAAAAAGGACAGTCCTTCTTGGATAGCAATACAAAAG ATCATTGCACGAGGGGAGAAAATAGGGCTACATAATTTTAAGCCCATAAGACAATTGGGTTTTGGAGATACTGGCAG TGTCCATTTGGTGGAGCTGCAAGGTACAGGTGAACTGTATGCCATGAAGGCAATGGAAAAGTCAGCCATGCTGAACCGTAACAAG GTTCACCGAGCATGCATTGAGAGGGAAATCATTTCGCTACTCGATCATCCTTTTCTTCCCACACTCTATGCTTCATTTCAG ACATCTACACACGTTTGTTTGGTAACAGACTTTTGCCCTGGTGGAGAATTGTTTGCTTTGCTTGACAAGCAGccaatgaaattttttaaagaggAATCTGCGAG GTTCTATGTGGCAGAGGTCATCATTGGGTTGGAGTACCTCCACTGTTTAG GTGACTCTCTTATACAACTTGTGTACTTGG GAGTAGTTTATCGTGACCTGAAGCCTGAAAATATCTTGCTACAAAAGGATGGACATGTTGTACTAACTGACTTTGATCTATCATTTATGACCTCGAGTAAACCCCAA ATCATCACACACCCACTACCTCGTAATAGGAGGCAATCTAGGAGTCAACCACCACTAACATTTGTTGCAGAGCCAGTTACCCAGTCAAACTCATTTGTTGGAACTGAAGAATATATTGCTCCT GAAATTATTACAGGTTCTGGACATAGTAGCGCCATTGATTGGTGGGCTCTTG GTATCTTCTTGTATGAGATGCTCTATGGTCGTACACCTTTTAGGGGGAAGAATAGGCAGAAAACATTTACCAATATCTTGCACAAAGTTCTGACCTTTCCAAGCAGCATTTCT GTAAGTCTTACAGCCAGACAGTTGATTTACGCATTGTTGCAAAGAGACCCTACCAGCCGTTTAGGATCAAGTACTGGTGCCAATGAAATCAAAGCACATCCTTTTTTCCATGGACTTAATTGGCCTCTAATCCGCTGCATG AGTCCACCGCCATTGGATATGCCTCTTCAATGCATCGGGAAAAATCCAAACGCCAAGGAAGCACGGTGGGAAGATGATGGAGTGCTTGTTCAGTCTACAGATATGGAGATTTTTTGA
- the LOC122312332 gene encoding phototropin-2-like isoform X4: MEKTRAKPSAVYEGDDEWKSIEAFELPEKLEGELGSTSSIASSSTVGSRDTAENKWMAFDSKAVGGKQENSNSSSDKIIRTEAGIVERTAEWGLVVKADPVGGGSFRAMGSKNFQTEGSSQEHGDQRHVRTESTRTSEESNHGSGSFIPRVSQELKEALATLQQTFVVSDARKPECPIMYASSGFFGMTGYSSEEVIGRNCRFLQGPETDRSEVAKIRDAVKNGKSYCGRLLNYKKDGTPFWNLLTVTPIKDDHGRTIKFIGMQVEVSKYTEGVNDKALRPNGLPKSLIRYDARQKEKALVSMTEVVQTVKHPESQVRAMIHDTTSYHEERENFNLDYILPKSAETQNTNTPNRQNRWSDSRGDVSQSSSCQEADKKSRKSGRISLMSFKGRSLSFARRHEEKQSIEQEVLMTKDIKRPDSWDHAERERDIRQGIDLATTLERIEKNFVITDPRLPDNPIIYASDTFLELTEYTREEILGRNCRFLQGPETDHATISKIRDAVREQREITVQLINYTKSGKKFWNLFHLQPMRDLKGELQYFIGVQLDGSDHVEPLRNRLSETTEQQSAKLVKATAENVDEAVRELPDANLRPEDLWAIHSQPVSPRPHKKDSPSWIAIQKIIARGEKIGLHNFKPIRQLGFGDTGSVHLVELQGTGELYAMKAMEKSAMLNRNKVHRACIEREIISLLDHPFLPTLYASFQTSTHVCLVTDFCPGGELFALLDKQPMKFFKEESARFYVAEVIIGLEYLHCLGDSLIQLVYLGVVYRDLKPENILLQKDGHVVLTDFDLSFMTSSKPQEIITGSGHSSAIDWWALGIFLYEMLYGRTPFRGKNRQKTFTNILHKVLTFPSSISVSLTARQLIYALLQRDPTSRLGSSTGANEIKAHPFFHGLNWPLIRCMSPPPLDMPLQCIGKNPNAKEARWEDDGVLVQSTDMEIF; encoded by the exons ATGGAGAAAACGAGAGCAAAACCATCTGCAGTGTACGAGGGAGATGATGAGTGGAAATCCATTGAGGCCTTCGAACTGCCGGAGAAGCTTGAGGGTGAATTAGGAAGCACTTCTTCCATTGCTTCTAGTAGTACTGTTGGTAGCAGAGATACGGCCGAGAACAAGTGGATGGCATTTGACAGTAAGGCCGTCGGCGGCAAGCAGGAAAACTCAAATTCTTCTAGCGATAAGATAATAAGAACTGAAGCTGGCATAGTGGAAAGGACAGCAGAGTGGGGTCTGGTGGTGAAGGCAGATCCCGTGGGAGGAGGAAGTTTCAGAGCAATGGGGAGTAAGAACTTCCAGACGGAGGGGTCATCGCAGGAGCATGGAGATCAGAGACATGTTAGAACGGAGTCGACAAGGACATCAGAGGAATCGAACCATGGATCGGGGAGCTTCATCCCGAGAGTATCGCAAGAGTTGAAGGAGGCTTTGGCAACTCTGCAGCAAACATTTGTGGTGTCGGATGCCAGAAAACCAGAATGCCCCATAATGTACGCCAGCAGCGGCTTCTTTGGCATGACCGGTTATTCCTCGGAGGAGGTCATCGGAAGGAACTG CCGATTTCTTCAGGGGCCGGAAACAGACCGGAGTGAAGTGGCCAAAATACGAGATGCAGTTAAAAACGGGAAGAGCTACTGTGGCAGGCTCTTGAACTATAAGAAGGACGGTACCCCTTTCTGGAATCTTCTTACTGTCACTCCAATCAAAGATGACCATGGGAGAACCATCAAATTTATTGG AATGCAGGTGGAGGTCAGCAAATACACTGAAGGTGTTAATGATAAGGCATTACGGCCAAATGGGTTGCCCAAGTCGTTAATCCGTTATGATG CTCGTCAGAAGGAGAAGGCTTTAGTCTCAATGACAGAAGTGGTGCAAACTGTAAAACATCCAGAATCTCAAGTTCGAGCTATGATTCATGACACTACCAGCTACCATGAAGAACGGGAAAATTTCAACCTTGATTATATTCTGCCAAAATCTGCTGAAACTCAGAATACGAATACACCTAATAGACAAAATCGTTGGTCAGATTCCAGGGGCGATGTGTCTCAGTCAAGTTCTTGTCAGGAAGCAGACAAGAAATCTAGAAAATCCGGACGCATTTCCTTAATGAG TTTTAAAGGGCGGTCTCTGAGCTTTGCCAGGAGGCATGAAGAGAAACAAAGTATAGAACAAGAGGTTTTGATGACTAAAGACATAAAGCGCCCCGACAGTTGGGACCATGCTGAAAGAGAAAGGGATATACGCCAAGGAATTGACCTAGCAACCACGTTGGAACGCATTGAGAAGAACTTTGTGATCACTGATCCTAGACTTCCTGACAACCCTATT ATATATGCATCTGATACCTTTCTCGAATTGACAGAATATACACGTGAAGAAATTTTGGGAAGAAACTGTAG ATTTCTTCAAGGACCTGAAACAGATCACGCAACCATCTCAAAAATTAGAGACGCCGTTAGAGAACAGAGGGAAATCACAGTTCAGTTGATCAATTATACTAAGAGTG GAAAGAAATTCTGGAATTTATTTCACCTGCAACCTATGCGTGACCTAAAG GGTGAGCTTCAATACTTCATTGGTGTCCAATTAGATGGAAGTGATCATGTGGAACCCCTGCGCAACCGCCTCTCAGAGACAACAGAGCAGCAGAGTGCCAAgttg GTCAAAGCCACTGCAGAAAATGTTGATGAAGCTGTCAGAGAACTTCCTGATGCCAACTTG AGACCAGAAGATTTGTGGGCAATTCATTCTCAACCTGTCTCTCCAAGACCGCACAAAAAGGACAGTCCTTCTTGGATAGCAATACAAAAG ATCATTGCACGAGGGGAGAAAATAGGGCTACATAATTTTAAGCCCATAAGACAATTGGGTTTTGGAGATACTGGCAG TGTCCATTTGGTGGAGCTGCAAGGTACAGGTGAACTGTATGCCATGAAGGCAATGGAAAAGTCAGCCATGCTGAACCGTAACAAG GTTCACCGAGCATGCATTGAGAGGGAAATCATTTCGCTACTCGATCATCCTTTTCTTCCCACACTCTATGCTTCATTTCAG ACATCTACACACGTTTGTTTGGTAACAGACTTTTGCCCTGGTGGAGAATTGTTTGCTTTGCTTGACAAGCAGccaatgaaattttttaaagaggAATCTGCGAG GTTCTATGTGGCAGAGGTCATCATTGGGTTGGAGTACCTCCACTGTTTAG GTGACTCTCTTATACAACTTGTGTACTTGG GAGTAGTTTATCGTGACCTGAAGCCTGAAAATATCTTGCTACAAAAGGATGGACATGTTGTACTAACTGACTTTGATCTATCATTTATGACCTCGAGTAAACCCCAA GAAATTATTACAGGTTCTGGACATAGTAGCGCCATTGATTGGTGGGCTCTTG GTATCTTCTTGTATGAGATGCTCTATGGTCGTACACCTTTTAGGGGGAAGAATAGGCAGAAAACATTTACCAATATCTTGCACAAAGTTCTGACCTTTCCAAGCAGCATTTCT GTAAGTCTTACAGCCAGACAGTTGATTTACGCATTGTTGCAAAGAGACCCTACCAGCCGTTTAGGATCAAGTACTGGTGCCAATGAAATCAAAGCACATCCTTTTTTCCATGGACTTAATTGGCCTCTAATCCGCTGCATG AGTCCACCGCCATTGGATATGCCTCTTCAATGCATCGGGAAAAATCCAAACGCCAAGGAAGCACGGTGGGAAGATGATGGAGTGCTTGTTCAGTCTACAGATATGGAGATTTTTTGA
- the LOC122312332 gene encoding phototropin-2-like isoform X2, whose protein sequence is MEKTRAKPSAVYEGDDEWKSIEAFELPEKLEGELGSTSSIASSSTVGSRDTAENKWMAFDSKAVGGKQENSNSSSDKIIRTEAGIVERTAEWGLVVKADPVGGGSFRAMGSKNFQTEGSSQEHGDQRHVRTESTRTSEESNHGSGSFIPRVSQELKEALATLQQTFVVSDARKPECPIMYASSGFFGMTGYSSEEVIGRNCRFLQGPETDRSEVAKIRDAVKNGKSYCGRLLNYKKDGTPFWNLLTVTPIKDDHGRTIKFIGMQVEVSKYTEGVNDKALRPNGLPKSLIRYDARQKEKALVSMTEVVQTVKHPESQVRAMIHDTTSYHEERENFNLDYILPKSAETQNTNTPNRQNRWSDSRGDVSQSSSCQEADKKSRKSGRISLMSFKGRSLSFARRHEEKQSIEQEVLMTKDIKRPDSWDHAERERDIRQGIDLATTLERIEKNFVITDPRLPDNPIIYASDTFLELTEYTREEILGRNCRFLQGPETDHATISKIRDAVREQREITVQLINYTKSGKKFWNLFHLQPMRDLKGELQYFIGVQLDGSDHVEPLRNRLSETTEQQSAKLVKATAENVDEAVRELPDANLRPEDLWAIHSQPVSPRPHKKDSPSWIAIQKIIARGEKIGLHNFKPIRQLGFGDTGSVHLVELQGTGELYAMKAMEKSAMLNRNKVHRACIEREIISLLDHPFLPTLYASFQTSTHVCLVTDFCPGGELFALLDKQPMKFFKEESARFYVAEVIIGLEYLHCLGVVYRDLKPENILLQKDGHVVLTDFDLSFMTSSKPQIITHPLPRNRRQSRSQPPLTFVAEPVTQSNSFVGTEEYIAPEIITGSGHSSAIDWWALGIFLYEMLYGRTPFRGKNRQKTFTNILHKVLTFPSSISVSLTARQLIYALLQRDPTSRLGSSTGANEIKAHPFFHGLNWPLIRCMSPPPLDMPLQCIGKNPNAKEARWEDDGVLVQSTDMEIF, encoded by the exons ATGGAGAAAACGAGAGCAAAACCATCTGCAGTGTACGAGGGAGATGATGAGTGGAAATCCATTGAGGCCTTCGAACTGCCGGAGAAGCTTGAGGGTGAATTAGGAAGCACTTCTTCCATTGCTTCTAGTAGTACTGTTGGTAGCAGAGATACGGCCGAGAACAAGTGGATGGCATTTGACAGTAAGGCCGTCGGCGGCAAGCAGGAAAACTCAAATTCTTCTAGCGATAAGATAATAAGAACTGAAGCTGGCATAGTGGAAAGGACAGCAGAGTGGGGTCTGGTGGTGAAGGCAGATCCCGTGGGAGGAGGAAGTTTCAGAGCAATGGGGAGTAAGAACTTCCAGACGGAGGGGTCATCGCAGGAGCATGGAGATCAGAGACATGTTAGAACGGAGTCGACAAGGACATCAGAGGAATCGAACCATGGATCGGGGAGCTTCATCCCGAGAGTATCGCAAGAGTTGAAGGAGGCTTTGGCAACTCTGCAGCAAACATTTGTGGTGTCGGATGCCAGAAAACCAGAATGCCCCATAATGTACGCCAGCAGCGGCTTCTTTGGCATGACCGGTTATTCCTCGGAGGAGGTCATCGGAAGGAACTG CCGATTTCTTCAGGGGCCGGAAACAGACCGGAGTGAAGTGGCCAAAATACGAGATGCAGTTAAAAACGGGAAGAGCTACTGTGGCAGGCTCTTGAACTATAAGAAGGACGGTACCCCTTTCTGGAATCTTCTTACTGTCACTCCAATCAAAGATGACCATGGGAGAACCATCAAATTTATTGG AATGCAGGTGGAGGTCAGCAAATACACTGAAGGTGTTAATGATAAGGCATTACGGCCAAATGGGTTGCCCAAGTCGTTAATCCGTTATGATG CTCGTCAGAAGGAGAAGGCTTTAGTCTCAATGACAGAAGTGGTGCAAACTGTAAAACATCCAGAATCTCAAGTTCGAGCTATGATTCATGACACTACCAGCTACCATGAAGAACGGGAAAATTTCAACCTTGATTATATTCTGCCAAAATCTGCTGAAACTCAGAATACGAATACACCTAATAGACAAAATCGTTGGTCAGATTCCAGGGGCGATGTGTCTCAGTCAAGTTCTTGTCAGGAAGCAGACAAGAAATCTAGAAAATCCGGACGCATTTCCTTAATGAG TTTTAAAGGGCGGTCTCTGAGCTTTGCCAGGAGGCATGAAGAGAAACAAAGTATAGAACAAGAGGTTTTGATGACTAAAGACATAAAGCGCCCCGACAGTTGGGACCATGCTGAAAGAGAAAGGGATATACGCCAAGGAATTGACCTAGCAACCACGTTGGAACGCATTGAGAAGAACTTTGTGATCACTGATCCTAGACTTCCTGACAACCCTATT ATATATGCATCTGATACCTTTCTCGAATTGACAGAATATACACGTGAAGAAATTTTGGGAAGAAACTGTAG ATTTCTTCAAGGACCTGAAACAGATCACGCAACCATCTCAAAAATTAGAGACGCCGTTAGAGAACAGAGGGAAATCACAGTTCAGTTGATCAATTATACTAAGAGTG GAAAGAAATTCTGGAATTTATTTCACCTGCAACCTATGCGTGACCTAAAG GGTGAGCTTCAATACTTCATTGGTGTCCAATTAGATGGAAGTGATCATGTGGAACCCCTGCGCAACCGCCTCTCAGAGACAACAGAGCAGCAGAGTGCCAAgttg GTCAAAGCCACTGCAGAAAATGTTGATGAAGCTGTCAGAGAACTTCCTGATGCCAACTTG AGACCAGAAGATTTGTGGGCAATTCATTCTCAACCTGTCTCTCCAAGACCGCACAAAAAGGACAGTCCTTCTTGGATAGCAATACAAAAG ATCATTGCACGAGGGGAGAAAATAGGGCTACATAATTTTAAGCCCATAAGACAATTGGGTTTTGGAGATACTGGCAG TGTCCATTTGGTGGAGCTGCAAGGTACAGGTGAACTGTATGCCATGAAGGCAATGGAAAAGTCAGCCATGCTGAACCGTAACAAG GTTCACCGAGCATGCATTGAGAGGGAAATCATTTCGCTACTCGATCATCCTTTTCTTCCCACACTCTATGCTTCATTTCAG ACATCTACACACGTTTGTTTGGTAACAGACTTTTGCCCTGGTGGAGAATTGTTTGCTTTGCTTGACAAGCAGccaatgaaattttttaaagaggAATCTGCGAG GTTCTATGTGGCAGAGGTCATCATTGGGTTGGAGTACCTCCACTGTTTAG GAGTAGTTTATCGTGACCTGAAGCCTGAAAATATCTTGCTACAAAAGGATGGACATGTTGTACTAACTGACTTTGATCTATCATTTATGACCTCGAGTAAACCCCAA ATCATCACACACCCACTACCTCGTAATAGGAGGCAATCTAGGAGTCAACCACCACTAACATTTGTTGCAGAGCCAGTTACCCAGTCAAACTCATTTGTTGGAACTGAAGAATATATTGCTCCT GAAATTATTACAGGTTCTGGACATAGTAGCGCCATTGATTGGTGGGCTCTTG GTATCTTCTTGTATGAGATGCTCTATGGTCGTACACCTTTTAGGGGGAAGAATAGGCAGAAAACATTTACCAATATCTTGCACAAAGTTCTGACCTTTCCAAGCAGCATTTCT GTAAGTCTTACAGCCAGACAGTTGATTTACGCATTGTTGCAAAGAGACCCTACCAGCCGTTTAGGATCAAGTACTGGTGCCAATGAAATCAAAGCACATCCTTTTTTCCATGGACTTAATTGGCCTCTAATCCGCTGCATG AGTCCACCGCCATTGGATATGCCTCTTCAATGCATCGGGAAAAATCCAAACGCCAAGGAAGCACGGTGGGAAGATGATGGAGTGCTTGTTCAGTCTACAGATATGGAGATTTTTTGA